In a single window of the Agrobacterium vitis genome:
- a CDS encoding cytosine deaminase, translated as MTRLFADLPKAGRFALTRATLPVEAVDGPPAGPVREGLVSADLIINHGKVEAIVKVGTASDDKTGADLPIIDLRDAMVWPTFTDMHTHLDKGHIWPRQPNPTGDFIGALDAVKQDREANWSADDVRARMEFSLRCAYAHGTSLIRTHLDSSAPQHRISFEVFSQIRKEWAGRIDLQAVALFPFEDMTDTAFFNDLLEVLVAHKGILGGVTQVSPDLDHRLDRLFRAASDHGLDIDLHVDETQDASVLTLKSIAEAKLRNGFQGSVVVGHCCSLTQQSDDTAKATIDKVAEAGLAVVSLPMCNMYLQDRHAGRTPRQRGVTLFHELAAAGVQTAVSSDNTRDPFYAYGDLDCMEVLREAVRIVHLDHPLDSTARIVTRSPADILGRPDHGRIKVGAKADLVVFSARTWSELLSRPQADRIVLRSGKAIDAQVPDYRDLDHMMED; from the coding sequence ATGACCAGATTGTTTGCCGATCTTCCCAAAGCCGGGCGGTTTGCCCTGACGCGCGCCACATTACCCGTCGAAGCGGTGGATGGCCCGCCCGCTGGACCGGTCCGCGAGGGGCTGGTCAGCGCCGATCTGATTATCAACCACGGCAAGGTCGAAGCCATTGTTAAGGTCGGCACCGCATCTGATGACAAGACCGGCGCGGACCTGCCGATCATCGATCTGCGCGATGCCATGGTCTGGCCGACCTTTACCGACATGCATACCCATCTCGACAAGGGCCATATCTGGCCACGCCAGCCCAATCCAACCGGCGATTTCATCGGCGCGCTCGATGCGGTAAAGCAGGACCGCGAGGCAAATTGGTCGGCAGACGATGTGCGGGCACGGATGGAATTTTCGCTGCGCTGCGCCTATGCCCACGGCACCAGCCTGATCCGTACCCATCTCGACAGCAGTGCACCCCAGCACCGGATTTCCTTTGAGGTGTTTTCGCAGATACGCAAGGAGTGGGCGGGCCGGATCGATCTTCAGGCTGTCGCGCTCTTTCCCTTCGAGGACATGACCGACACGGCCTTCTTCAATGATCTGCTGGAAGTGCTTGTCGCACACAAGGGCATTCTCGGCGGCGTCACCCAGGTGTCGCCGGATCTGGACCACCGGCTGGACCGGCTGTTTCGCGCCGCAAGCGACCATGGCCTCGACATCGACCTGCATGTCGATGAGACGCAGGACGCTTCCGTGCTGACCTTGAAATCCATTGCCGAAGCCAAGCTGCGCAATGGTTTTCAAGGCTCGGTGGTGGTTGGCCATTGCTGTTCACTGACCCAGCAGAGCGACGATACCGCCAAGGCGACCATCGACAAGGTTGCGGAAGCCGGGCTTGCCGTCGTGTCGCTGCCGATGTGCAACATGTATTTGCAGGACCGGCATGCTGGCCGCACACCCCGCCAACGCGGCGTCACCCTGTTTCATGAACTGGCGGCGGCAGGTGTGCAGACGGCGGTTTCCTCCGACAATACCCGCGATCCCTTCTACGCCTATGGCGATCTCGATTGTATGGAAGTGCTGCGCGAAGCGGTGCGGATCGTCCATCTCGATCACCCTCTGGACAGCACCGCCCGGATCGTCACCCGCAGCCCCGCCGATATTCTCGGACGCCCCGACCATGGCCGCATCAAGGTCGGGGCCAAGGCCGATCTGGTGGTGTTTTCGGCGAGAACCTGGAGCGAGCTTTTATCGCGCCCACAGGCTGACCGCATCGTGCTGCGATCCGGCAAGGCGATTGACGCCCAGGTGCCTGACTACCGCGACCTAGACCATATGATGGAAGATTGA
- a CDS encoding ABC transporter permease, whose amino-acid sequence MTSQAENQSLPKTGFFARHRETMLRVIIPLAVVAVLILIWHVSVTISEVPQYILPGPLAVAKALYTDWGILGPALWVTTKITLMSLALALVGGVGIAVFLVQSKWIETAFYPIAVILQVTPVVAISPLILIYAPSTQVALLICAFLVAFFPILSNMVQGLKSVDHNLLNLFDLYGASRLETLLYLKLPASLPYFMTGLKIGGGLALIAAVVAEFAAGSAGAGSGLAFRLLEAQFRLNIPRLFAALFLLSCLGVVIFAITSFISWLALHRWHESSIKREN is encoded by the coding sequence ATGACGTCGCAAGCCGAGAACCAGAGCCTGCCAAAGACAGGTTTTTTTGCCCGTCATCGCGAAACCATGTTGCGGGTGATAATCCCCCTTGCCGTGGTCGCCGTACTGATCCTGATCTGGCATGTCAGCGTCACCATCTCCGAAGTGCCGCAATATATCCTACCCGGACCCTTGGCGGTCGCCAAAGCGCTCTATACGGATTGGGGCATTCTGGGACCAGCGCTCTGGGTGACGACGAAAATCACTCTGATGTCACTGGCCCTGGCCCTGGTCGGCGGTGTCGGCATCGCGGTGTTTCTCGTGCAGTCGAAATGGATCGAAACGGCCTTTTATCCGATTGCGGTCATCCTTCAGGTCACGCCCGTTGTCGCCATCTCGCCGTTGATCCTGATCTATGCACCGTCAACCCAGGTGGCGCTGCTGATCTGCGCCTTTCTGGTCGCCTTTTTCCCGATCCTCTCCAACATGGTGCAGGGCCTGAAAAGCGTCGATCATAATCTGCTTAACCTGTTCGACCTCTATGGCGCCTCACGGCTGGAAACCCTGCTCTATCTGAAACTGCCGGCCTCGCTGCCCTATTTCATGACCGGTCTGAAGATCGGTGGCGGACTGGCGCTGATTGCCGCCGTGGTGGCGGAGTTTGCGGCAGGCTCGGCAGGAGCGGGTTCGGGCCTTGCCTTCCGCCTGCTGGAAGCACAATTCCGGCTGAACATTCCCCGGCTGTTTGCCGCCCTGTTCCTGCTATCGTGTCTCGGCGTGGTGATCTTCGCGATCACCTCCTTCATCTCATGGCTGGCGCTGCATCGCTGGCATGAAAGCAGCATCAAGCGAGAAAACTGA
- a CDS encoding ABC transporter ATP-binding protein has product MILTETPPASRTESRPRPLVTLSGVSKVFSSGTVALSNMSLSVEAGEFVSLLGPSGCGKSTALRIIAGLGGISSGTVDWPSSRINAKGLPEGDISFVFQEPTLLPWQTVFGNVYLPLRLQGISKAAATSTVLETLDTVGLKDFADAYPRQLSGGMKMRVSIARALVTKPKLLLMDEPFAALDEITRQKLNDDVLRLWRETGITVIFVTHSVFEAAYLSNRIVVMKARPGRVHADFTIATSLERDAHYRTSEEYRQVCEKASTVLLEAIGFPLDSSPSVAGLEHHG; this is encoded by the coding sequence ATGATCTTGACCGAAACCCCGCCCGCATCCCGCACCGAAAGCCGCCCGCGCCCGCTCGTCACGCTCTCTGGCGTGTCAAAGGTGTTTTCCAGTGGCACGGTGGCACTGTCCAACATGTCGCTCAGCGTCGAGGCGGGTGAATTCGTCAGCCTGCTCGGCCCCTCCGGCTGCGGCAAATCGACGGCGCTCCGGATTATTGCCGGTCTCGGCGGCATCTCCAGCGGCACGGTCGATTGGCCCAGTTCCCGTATCAACGCCAAAGGCCTGCCGGAAGGCGATATCAGCTTCGTCTTCCAGGAACCGACCCTGCTGCCCTGGCAGACGGTGTTCGGCAATGTCTATCTGCCACTGCGTCTGCAAGGGATTTCCAAGGCAGCCGCAACCTCGACCGTTCTCGAAACCCTTGACACGGTGGGACTGAAGGATTTCGCGGATGCCTATCCGCGCCAGCTTTCCGGCGGCATGAAAATGCGGGTGTCGATTGCCCGCGCCCTGGTGACCAAGCCGAAACTGCTGCTGATGGACGAACCGTTTGCAGCCCTTGACGAAATCACCCGGCAAAAGCTGAACGACGACGTGCTGCGGCTGTGGCGCGAGACCGGCATTACCGTGATCTTCGTGACCCATTCGGTGTTCGAGGCCGCTTATCTCTCCAACCGCATCGTGGTCATGAAGGCACGGCCCGGCCGGGTGCATGCGGATTTCACCATTGCCACCAGCCTGGAACGCGACGCCCATTACCGAACCTCGGAAGAATACCGGCAGGTCTGCGAAAAGGCCTCGACTGTTCTGCTGGAAGCCATCGGCTTTCCGCTCGATAGCAGCCCCTCGGTGGCGGGATTGGAGCATCACGGATGA
- a CDS encoding FAD-binding oxidoreductase, with protein sequence MPDYAKIKAELAGIAVEDDPALVKQKSRDFYWYSPILKAELDHVTADLVVSPISEEEVIRTLKVAYAHGVPVTPRGAGTGNYGQAMPLSGGIVLNLINMNKVKEIHPGRVICEPGIVIAELDRQTRAHSGQELRFHPSTAQTASIGGFVAGGSGGVGSITWGGLRDLGNILSLRVVTMEAEPRVLELSAWDLQKVSHAYGTNGIITEVEMPLAPAYDWVDVIVGYDDYMDAVRFADALSHRNGILLKEVAPIAAPVPYEYFTRHKPWLKDGQSVVVLMVAPHSMGPFIAYAEKMKADLRFRSDTVESMKGIPHAYELAWNHTTLRALKVDPSITYLQVQYPGPDHVEKVGKMTEIFGDEVIGHLEFMRFDGAIQCSGLPLVRYTTKERLEEIIRIHEDNGCPIFNPHRYTLEEGGMKQTDTVQLAFKQETDPKGLLNPGKMIAWENPDFDFSAGRNYLFPGLQSMEDD encoded by the coding sequence ATGCCCGATTACGCAAAAATCAAAGCTGAACTTGCCGGGATCGCCGTCGAGGATGATCCGGCGCTGGTCAAGCAGAAGTCCCGGGATTTCTACTGGTACTCGCCAATCCTGAAGGCCGAGCTGGATCATGTCACGGCTGACCTCGTGGTTTCCCCGATCAGCGAAGAAGAGGTGATCCGCACGCTGAAAGTAGCCTATGCCCATGGCGTGCCGGTGACCCCGCGCGGCGCGGGCACTGGCAATTACGGTCAGGCCATGCCGCTTTCCGGTGGCATCGTGCTGAACCTGATCAACATGAACAAGGTGAAAGAGATCCATCCAGGCCGGGTGATCTGCGAGCCGGGCATCGTCATCGCCGAACTGGATCGCCAGACACGCGCCCATTCCGGCCAGGAATTGCGCTTCCACCCCTCCACCGCCCAGACAGCCTCCATCGGTGGCTTCGTCGCTGGCGGCTCGGGCGGGGTTGGCTCGATCACCTGGGGCGGGCTTCGTGATCTCGGCAATATCCTGTCGCTACGGGTCGTCACCATGGAGGCGGAGCCACGGGTGCTGGAATTGTCCGCCTGGGATCTGCAAAAGGTCAGCCACGCCTATGGCACCAATGGCATCATCACCGAAGTGGAAATGCCGCTGGCCCCGGCCTATGACTGGGTGGATGTCATCGTCGGCTATGACGACTACATGGATGCCGTGCGCTTTGCCGATGCACTCAGCCACCGCAACGGTATTCTGTTAAAGGAAGTCGCGCCTATCGCCGCTCCCGTGCCTTATGAGTATTTCACCCGTCATAAGCCCTGGCTGAAGGACGGCCAGTCAGTGGTGGTGCTGATGGTCGCGCCGCATTCCATGGGGCCGTTTATTGCCTATGCCGAGAAAATGAAGGCAGATCTGCGCTTTCGCTCCGACACCGTGGAGAGCATGAAGGGCATTCCCCATGCCTATGAACTGGCCTGGAACCATACGACACTGCGGGCGCTGAAGGTCGATCCTTCGATCACCTATCTGCAAGTGCAATATCCGGGACCGGATCATGTCGAAAAGGTTGGAAAAATGACCGAAATCTTCGGCGATGAAGTGATCGGCCACCTGGAATTCATGCGCTTCGACGGTGCCATCCAATGTTCCGGCCTGCCGTTGGTACGCTATACGACCAAGGAGCGGCTGGAGGAAATCATCCGCATCCACGAGGACAACGGCTGCCCGATCTTCAACCCGCATCGCTATACGCTGGAAGAAGGCGGCATGAAGCAGACCGATACGGTGCAGCTGGCCTTCAAACAGGAAACCGACCCCAAGGGCCTGCTCAATCCCGGCAAGATGATCGCCTGGGAAAATCCCGATTTCGACTTTTCCGCCGGGCGCAACTATCTGTTTCCCGGCTTGCAATCGATGGAAGACGATTGA
- a CDS encoding NAD(P)H-dependent oxidoreductase codes for MRVLVLHSHPLAESFNRALYHKTCQSLEKAGHEVDGCNLYDEGFDPVLSAEERRIYHDYPDNIAPVKSYVERLKAAEGLVIVTPVWNFSFPAMLSGYFDRVWLPGVTFELIDGKLTPTLRHIRKLAGVLTYGATPLRAFLAGNPPKKSVKRVLRAQIKLGAPVKFLAHYDMNNCTQQSRTAFLAKVGHVMERF; via the coding sequence ATGCGCGTGCTCGTTCTTCATTCCCACCCCTTGGCTGAAAGCTTCAACCGGGCGCTCTACCACAAGACCTGCCAAAGCCTGGAGAAAGCCGGCCATGAGGTCGATGGCTGCAATTTGTATGATGAGGGTTTCGACCCGGTTCTTTCGGCTGAAGAGCGGCGGATCTATCATGATTATCCTGACAATATCGCGCCGGTGAAATCCTATGTCGAGCGGTTGAAGGCGGCAGAAGGCCTTGTTATCGTCACCCCCGTCTGGAATTTCAGCTTTCCCGCCATGCTAAGCGGCTATTTCGACCGTGTCTGGCTGCCGGGCGTCACCTTCGAACTGATCGATGGAAAACTGACGCCAACGCTGCGCCATATCCGCAAACTGGCGGGGGTTCTAACCTATGGCGCAACCCCGTTGCGGGCTTTTCTTGCGGGTAACCCACCGAAGAAATCCGTAAAGCGTGTGCTGCGCGCTCAGATCAAGCTCGGAGCGCCGGTAAAATTTCTTGCCCATTACGATATGAACAATTGCACGCAACAAAGCCGCACCGCCTTCCTCGCCAAGGTAGGGCACGTGATGGAACGGTTTTAA
- a CDS encoding ABC transporter substrate-binding protein: MTKTILHKTIVNTLAATALALGLGSPAMALDEVSYGTNWLAQAEHGGFYQAVADGTYEKYGLKVKIVQGGPNAANQALLIAGKVDFYMGSPLQQLDAVKQGIPLIDVAAMFQKDPQVLIAHPDQGIEKFGDLAKLDTIFMGKEGYTTYFEWMKKNYPGFKDEQYKPYTFNPAPFLANKKSAQQGYITSEPYEIEKQGGFKPKLFLLADNGYTPYATMITTTQTMVDKKPDVVQRFIDASSEGWYKYLYGDNKAANELIKKDNPEITDSQIAFSIEKMKEYGIVDSGPTLEKGIGCMTDEHYKKFFDTMVQIGVVDAKLDYNKAYTTKFVCKGVGLNLKK, translated from the coding sequence ATGACGAAAACCATACTGCACAAGACAATTGTCAACACTTTGGCTGCAACCGCCCTGGCCCTTGGCCTTGGCAGCCCGGCCATGGCGCTGGATGAGGTCAGCTACGGCACCAATTGGCTGGCCCAGGCCGAGCATGGCGGCTTTTACCAGGCCGTGGCCGATGGCACCTATGAAAAATACGGCTTGAAGGTGAAGATTGTCCAGGGCGGGCCGAATGCGGCCAACCAGGCACTGCTGATCGCCGGCAAGGTCGATTTCTACATGGGCAGCCCGCTTCAGCAATTGGATGCGGTCAAGCAGGGCATTCCGTTGATCGATGTCGCCGCCATGTTCCAGAAGGACCCGCAGGTGTTGATTGCCCATCCCGACCAGGGCATCGAGAAATTTGGCGATCTCGCCAAGCTCGACACGATCTTCATGGGCAAGGAAGGTTACACCACCTATTTCGAGTGGATGAAGAAGAACTATCCGGGCTTCAAGGACGAGCAATACAAGCCCTATACGTTCAACCCGGCGCCTTTCCTTGCCAACAAGAAATCCGCCCAGCAAGGGTATATCACGTCTGAGCCTTACGAGATCGAAAAGCAGGGCGGCTTCAAGCCGAAGCTGTTCCTGCTGGCCGACAATGGCTACACGCCCTATGCGACGATGATTACCACCACCCAGACCATGGTCGACAAGAAGCCGGATGTGGTGCAGCGCTTTATCGATGCATCCTCCGAAGGCTGGTACAAATATCTCTACGGCGACAACAAAGCGGCCAATGAACTGATCAAAAAGGATAATCCTGAGATCACCGATAGCCAGATCGCCTTTTCCATCGAGAAGATGAAGGAATATGGCATCGTCGATTCCGGCCCAACCCTGGAAAAGGGTATCGGCTGCATGACCGATGAGCATTACAAGAAATTCTTCGATACCATGGTTCAGATCGGCGTTGTCGATGCCAAGTTGGATTACAACAAGGCCTATACAACCAAGTTCGTCTGCAAGGGCGTTGGCCTTAACCTGAAGAAGTAA
- a CDS encoding DMT family transporter, with amino-acid sequence MQIKAYAYLVLTTLFWGGNAVAGKLAVGHISPMMLNLGRWSLALTLLLAVSSRQIKADWPVVRRHIPLLLALGAIGYTGFNGFLYSALKYTSAVNGAIEQGGIPVLIFLLNFLLFRIAASAIQIAGFLISFIGVALTAGHGDLMALLSLRLNFGDTLMLLAVLCYAIFTVALRWKPELHWKTLMAALAFGAALASLPLVAWEASTGSLIAPDATGWALILFCGLLPSLVSQTLYISGVNMIGANRAGLFINLVPVFGTILSVAVVGEKLEGFHMLALSLVIGGIALAEWGKPQTTAR; translated from the coding sequence ATGCAAATCAAAGCCTATGCCTATCTGGTGCTGACGACCTTGTTCTGGGGCGGCAATGCCGTGGCGGGCAAGCTGGCCGTGGGCCATATCAGCCCGATGATGCTGAATCTGGGTCGCTGGTCGCTGGCCTTGACGCTGCTGCTGGCGGTTTCCTCCCGTCAGATCAAGGCGGATTGGCCGGTGGTGCGCCGTCATATCCCCCTGCTGCTGGCGCTCGGTGCAATCGGCTATACCGGCTTTAACGGCTTTCTCTATTCGGCGCTGAAATACACCTCCGCCGTCAATGGCGCCATCGAACAGGGCGGCATTCCCGTGCTGATCTTCCTGTTGAATTTCCTGCTGTTTCGGATTGCCGCCTCCGCCATCCAGATTGCTGGCTTCCTGATCAGCTTTATCGGCGTGGCGCTGACGGCAGGCCATGGCGACCTGATGGCGCTTTTGTCGCTGCGGCTGAATTTCGGCGATACGCTGATGCTGCTGGCCGTGCTGTGCTATGCGATCTTTACCGTGGCGCTGCGCTGGAAGCCGGAACTGCACTGGAAGACGCTGATGGCCGCCCTCGCCTTCGGGGCAGCGCTGGCCTCCCTGCCACTGGTTGCCTGGGAAGCCAGCACTGGCAGCCTTATCGCGCCCGATGCCACCGGCTGGGCACTGATCCTGTTTTGCGGCCTGCTGCCATCCCTGGTGTCGCAGACACTCTATATATCAGGGGTCAACATGATCGGCGCCAACCGGGCCGGCCTGTTCATCAACCTTGTACCGGTGTTCGGCACCATCCTGTCGGTCGCCGTGGTCGGTGAAAAGCTGGAAGGTTTCCACATGCTGGCACTCAGCCTGGTGATCGGCGGCATCGCGCTGGCCGAATGGGGCAAACCGCAAACCACTGCTCGCTGA
- a CDS encoding creatininase family protein — MTKPFYWNELNTYDFASLSPDSTIAVLPIASTEQHGPHLPIATDVAIANGMLTELKHQRPDDLDFLVLPTQEIGKANEHVYGPGTLSLSADLLIAAWTAIGAKVAEAGLRKLVIVNSHGGNVDIMSIVGRELRVRHKMAVVSTQWSRFGNPEGMISDHENRYGIHGGEVETSLMLHFRPELVRMDKAENFVSKAEWMKEHSDFLQPLPPHSLAWIAHDLNPAGVVGDASKGTAEKGEAICRHQVTGFIQLLRDVRDYPLSALYSPE, encoded by the coding sequence ATGACCAAGCCATTTTACTGGAATGAACTGAACACCTATGATTTCGCCAGCCTGTCACCTGACAGCACCATCGCTGTTTTGCCGATTGCCTCCACCGAACAGCATGGGCCACATCTGCCAATTGCAACCGATGTGGCGATTGCCAACGGCATGTTGACAGAACTGAAGCACCAGCGTCCGGACGACCTGGATTTCCTGGTTCTCCCCACCCAGGAAATCGGCAAGGCCAATGAACATGTCTATGGCCCCGGCACGCTCTCGCTCAGTGCGGATCTGCTGATTGCGGCCTGGACCGCGATCGGCGCCAAGGTGGCGGAAGCGGGCCTGCGCAAGCTGGTCATCGTCAATTCCCATGGCGGCAATGTCGACATCATGAGCATTGTCGGGCGCGAATTGCGCGTCCGCCACAAGATGGCGGTGGTATCTACCCAATGGAGCCGGTTCGGCAATCCCGAGGGAATGATTTCCGATCATGAAAACCGCTATGGCATTCATGGCGGCGAAGTGGAAACCTCGCTGATGCTGCATTTCCGCCCCGAACTGGTGCGGATGGACAAGGCCGAAAACTTCGTCTCCAAAGCGGAATGGATGAAGGAGCACTCGGATTTTCTCCAGCCCTTGCCGCCCCATTCGCTGGCCTGGATTGCCCACGATCTCAACCCGGCTGGCGTGGTCGGCGATGCCTCGAAAGGCACGGCGGAAAAGGGTGAGGCGATTTGCCGTCATCAGGTGACCGGCTTCATCCAGCTCTTGCGTGACGTCAGGGACTATCCGCTGTCTGCGCTTTATTCTCCGGAATAA
- a CDS encoding LysR family transcriptional regulator — MLHSRKLLYIDEIARCGSIRKAAARLNVASSAVNRQILALEDELGVPLFERLPRGLRLTAAGELCVEHIREVLKGYERLEARIRSLKMPQVGKVSLVATVGLAAGPLPEIIARFLDAHPRIKVHLRNDSGSTTLNPVLTGEVDIGLGFNIPATPGIRTIANFDIPVGAVLPPGHPLAHEKGTIDLVDVVQEKLVLAEPGTSLRNVINLALANLPLPVEPLLETNASELLKQLVKCGTALTLLNPLDVIVECRKGELVFRPLAEPHCRHQPMKLFARARAPLDAATSLFVEYLVQEIQALVEELQGRGYLAPDRGYSGE; from the coding sequence ATGCTTCACTCCCGTAAGCTGCTTTATATAGACGAGATTGCCCGTTGCGGTTCAATTCGTAAAGCCGCCGCTAGACTTAACGTTGCATCTTCCGCTGTCAACCGGCAGATTCTGGCCCTGGAAGACGAGCTGGGCGTTCCCCTGTTCGAGCGTCTGCCGCGGGGCTTGCGGCTGACGGCGGCGGGGGAGCTGTGTGTGGAGCATATCCGCGAAGTTCTGAAGGGCTATGAACGTCTGGAAGCGCGTATCCGCAGCCTGAAAATGCCACAGGTGGGCAAGGTATCGCTGGTTGCCACGGTGGGGTTGGCCGCCGGTCCCCTGCCGGAAATAATCGCCCGGTTTCTGGACGCGCATCCGCGCATCAAGGTGCATTTGCGCAATGACAGCGGCTCTACCACTCTCAATCCGGTGCTGACGGGCGAAGTGGATATCGGGCTGGGCTTCAACATCCCGGCAACACCCGGTATTCGGACCATAGCCAATTTCGACATCCCTGTCGGCGCGGTTTTACCGCCCGGTCATCCGCTGGCGCATGAAAAAGGCACGATCGATCTGGTCGATGTGGTGCAGGAAAAACTGGTGCTGGCCGAGCCGGGCACCAGCCTGCGCAATGTCATCAATCTGGCGCTTGCCAATCTGCCGCTGCCGGTCGAGCCCCTTTTGGAAACCAACGCCTCCGAACTGTTGAAGCAATTGGTCAAATGCGGCACGGCGCTGACCCTGCTCAACCCGCTGGATGTGATTGTCGAATGCCGCAAGGGCGAACTGGTGTTTCGCCCGCTGGCCGAGCCGCATTGCCGCCACCAGCCGATGAAATTGTTTGCCCGGGCGCGGGCGCCGCTCGATGCGGCGACCAGCCTGTTCGTTGAATATCTGGTTCAGGAAATCCAGGCTTTGGTGGAGGAATTGCAGGGCAGGGGGTATCTTGCCCCGGACCGTGGTTATTCCGGAGAATAA
- a CDS encoding metallophosphoesterase family protein: MRRFLDVGSETGVAGMRSRLDIDPKAFSAIYAVGDVHGCYAELLEAECRILHDAGSIDGPKLIVMLGDYVDRGPSSRRVIDHLMAPLAPGFERISLCGNHDDVFCHFLDDPSAGRRWLDFGAAATLYSYGIDIDHALHQAGSFKGLSTELARAIPESHYAWLKSLPVMLKVGQFLFVHAGLKPGVALDTQADEDLMWIREPFLGRGPELPYTVVHGHTPTDTVTFGKNRIGIDTGAYASGHLAVLRIADGHTSLI, translated from the coding sequence TTGCGTAGATTTCTCGACGTCGGATCGGAAACCGGTGTGGCTGGCATGCGTAGTCGTCTGGATATCGATCCCAAGGCGTTTTCCGCGATTTATGCGGTAGGGGATGTGCATGGTTGTTATGCTGAGTTGCTGGAGGCGGAATGCCGTATCCTGCACGATGCCGGCAGTATCGATGGTCCCAAGCTGATCGTGATGCTGGGTGATTATGTCGATCGCGGACCGTCCTCACGCCGGGTGATCGATCATCTGATGGCGCCGCTGGCGCCCGGTTTCGAGCGGATATCGCTTTGCGGCAATCATGACGATGTGTTCTGTCATTTTCTCGACGATCCCTCGGCCGGTCGTCGCTGGCTGGATTTTGGCGCGGCGGCCACGCTTTATTCCTATGGCATCGACATCGACCACGCCTTGCACCAGGCCGGTAGTTTCAAGGGGCTTTCCACGGAGCTGGCCCGCGCCATCCCTGAAAGCCATTATGCCTGGCTGAAATCCCTGCCGGTCATGCTCAAGGTCGGGCAATTTCTGTTCGTGCATGCAGGCCTGAAGCCGGGCGTCGCGCTGGACACCCAGGCCGATGAAGACCTGATGTGGATCCGTGAACCCTTTCTCGGCCGTGGCCCGGAACTGCCCTATACGGTCGTACATGGACATACCCCGACCGATACAGTCACCTTCGGCAAGAACCGGATCGGCATCGATACCGGTGCCTATGCATCTGGACATCTCGCCGTCTTGCGGATCGCCGATGGGCATACCAGCCTGATCTAG